One Desulfurellaceae bacterium genomic window, GTTGGATGTTGACAAAATTGCTACGTAATTTGCGCACCCTATAACTCGATGGCAACGCGGAAAACAACGAAGGGGAATAACCATGCCAGGGCGTGTAACCAGCGATTTTATGCTTGTCGGTAGCCTACCCTCAGCAAGCACCGAGGATGCTTTGCGCACGTGTGGGCCTTTGTTCGGAGATTGCTGTTTTGCCTTACCCGACGGTGAGACCGGCAATCGGGCGCTGTGGATTTGCCAGGAAGCGAACTGGCTCTTTCGCCCCCACCCGGCTATCGAAACCTTGCAAATGCCCAAAGACACTCCGCCGGGTTTTGACGACTGGGTGCCGGGGCACCAATGGGATATGCAGGAATTTCGCGTGAGGCCTGGTGTTTCCTCGTTCAAGCTCGATAGCTGGTTACGGATAGACGACGCCATCGAGTCCTACCAAACGTTCTCCGCGCTGCGCGAGGAAGGCGTCATACCGGCGGGCGTCCGTTTTCAGATTGGTCTGCCCTATCCGAACAGTGCAATTGGCATGTGGTTTCGAGAAGATTTCGCCCACGATTACCCCATCGTGGCGGCGGCCTACGAGGATCTTGCTGAAAAACAACTCGACCGCTTGTTCCAGGCGGTGCCAGCCGATGACATCGCGATTCAGTGGGACGTCTGTGTGGAGGTGCTCGACATCGAGGGGATCTTGCAATGGATGACCAAAGACAAGTCGTGGGACCGTTATGCCGATCCGCTCCCGCGGCTGGCGCGGATCGTCCCGGAGCAGGCGCTGCTCGGTTATCATTTTTGTTACGGCACTTTTCCCGCCTGGCCGATGTTCGAGACGAAAGACATGGGGCTGGTAGTGCGTATGGCGAATGAAGCCGTGGCAGCGGCGGGGCGTCCTGTCGACTTCCTCCATCTCGCCGGGTCGAAAACGAGCCGCAGCGACGACGATTCCTTCTATGCGCCGCTGACCGATCTTCATGTCGGTGATGCCCGGGTGTTTCTGGGTCTGGCGATGAATGTCGATGGCGCGGTCGGCCTCAAACTGCGCGAGACGACCGCGCGCCGCTACCTGGAGGATTTCGGGGTGGCGAACTACTGCGGTTTCGGGCGCCAACCCGGCGTCAATCCGCTCGAGACGATGCGCGCGCACCGGCGCCTGGTCGATGCGTTTCGGTCTTAGCGCCGGGCGGCTTTTCAACCGGTCGCAAACTTTCCAGGGGAGCGCTTGGCCTTAGAGTGCTTACACCTTACCCTCAGAACTTCTCTTTCAAGGACACTGTTGAGACACAGCTCGCACGTCTGCGAACAGAACCAAATTGAGGGGAAGAAAATCGCACACGCCTATGACCAATGAGATGCAACAAAAAGAGAAATCCGCGACAACGGCGCTTCCGCCTCCCCCGAGCCGCCAGATTTTCGTAAGTCACTGTCGTGAGCCGAACCTGATCAGATTGCCGTCCGGATCATAGACATACAATTCGGCCATGCCCCAGGCTGTCTTCGTGACGACTTGCAGGGTTCCTAATTTCGCGCTCAGCTCCTCATGCAGGGCAGAAATATCCGCCACACGCACGTAACACGAGGTATTCTCGGCGATGTATCTGTCATCGTAGGCCCAGAAGTGGAATCTCCGTGTCACCGCGTGCGGCCATGCCATACGAGAAGTCCTCAATATACCGGGTCTTGAAGCCAAGAGACTCCTCAAAGAATTTCAGTGTTCGCGCAAGGTCCAGCGACGCCAGGATGGGGACAGCTTTCCCGAACGCATAATTGGTCTCGGTCATTTTTTCCTCCCGGTTGAGTTGACTCAAGGAATGGCCTTGAGGGATGGCCAGATACCTGCTCGACTCGGTCATCGTCAGCGACCACTTTAACGGCGTTGAGGCAGCGACGGTGTTTCTTGCCGCCCACGGGGGCGACTGCGCGACTTCCGTCATTTCAAAAGGAAGAATACCACCATATGGATACCGCTCCCAGCGTCTCCACGAGCGAGAGGGGATGGGGAGGAGGGGAAAAACGGTGAAGCGATCACAGAACCGGGTTACTGCCAGCCTCAGCCCGGGAGCAGCTTGAGCAGGGCCACAATGACCCCGCCCTGGGCAATCAGCGCTCCCGTCATCCACTTGAGCAGATCGGATTTGACCTCGGCGAGATTGGCCTTCGTCTCTTGGCGCAGGGCGTCGATATCCCGGTGGATGGCAGCGACATCGGCTTGAGTGGCCAGGTTGGAGTTGAGCAGATGAACCTGCTCATCGGCCAGGACTTCGGCCTGCTGCTCGGTAAAGCCGTTCTCGGTCAAATGCTTGACGAACCGATGGGTGTCAAAGGCAATCGCTGCGGCCATGGACCGGGACTATAGCATAGTCCAAGTGAGCGGGGCAGGTCTGCACCAGCCTTGGTGCTGTCCTATTTTGAACTGTAAGCCACTGTTTCTGTTGAGGGAAAAACCTCAAATTAGGACAGTACCCCAGCCTTTCTGCATCTGCGGATAACAGTCCTTGCTGTGGGGTGTGGGTTATCTCCGGCCCAGCGACCGCCGCACGACTGGCGAGCGCAGGTTCCTGGAAACGTGCATCACACGTTGAAAAAGGGGGACTGGGGGGGATTTTTCTCTTCCAGCCTCTCGCGGACCACGCTGATAATGCGCTCTGTCACCGCCTCTGGCTCCTGGAGTACCTGGAGATTATCAAGCTGAGCGGTAGGGGCGGGTTTCAAACCCGCCCCTATGCGGAGGTGGGACAGTTCAGTGATGGACCGGGCACTGGCCGGCTCCGGCGGGCGTGTCATGCTCGACCGGGCACTGGCCGGTGTCGTGCCGCTCGGCACGCGGCAGGCCCTTGGGCACCCCGTGACGGCGCTGGTACCGCACCCGGCAGGGGCTGGCCGGCCACTTGGTCTTGGCGCCCGACACGGCCTTCGGGGCCGGGTCGAGCAGACTGAACTCGTAGTGCTGGAGCAACAGGGTCAGCACGACCTTCATTTCCAGATAGGCGAAATTGACCCCCGCACAGCGATGGATGCCGCCACCGAAACCGATCAGGCTGTGCTGATTGCGGGATTCGTCGCGTTCCGGCGAAAAGCGCTCCGGCACGTAGCGGTCGGGGTCGGGAAACACGTCCGGCATGCGGTGCGATACCGACGGCGCGGCAAACACCTGAGTGCCCTGCGGCACCTGAAAGCCGTCGATCTCCAGGTCCTCGGCTGCGGTCCGCATCAGGATGTAGGCCACCGGATGGAGCCGTTCGGTTTCCTTGACCGCCCAGTCCATGCGCACCAACTGGCGCACGTCGGCCATGGCCAGGTCCTGGCGGTCGCCAATTTTGGCGTCCTGGTCATCAATCACCGTGTGCAGATAGTCGGGATGCTGGAGCAGGTCGATCAGCGCCCAGCTGATATGACCGGCGGTCGTTTCGTGGCCGGCCCAGACCAGCAGCAGAATCAGGTTGATGGTCATCTCTTCGTCGAGCAGCCTGCCGTCGGAAAAACGCGATTCGACCAGGGTCTGGAGGAAGTCGGGCGGATCGACCGGCTGCTGGCGACGGGAGCGGATCAACTCGCCCAGAACCCGGTGCAGCTTCTTCTTGGCCTTCTGGCTTCTGAGCAGCTTGGGCAGGGGTAGCCACAGCGGCAGGACCGGCTCCATGCCAGCCGAGAAATGCCGGAAGTCGGTAAAGAACTCCCAGCCCAGGCGGCTCCGAAAATCCGAGCCCAAAAATGAGTGGGCGGCGATGTTCATGACCAGCGGACCGAGGGTCGGAATCAGGTCGAAGGAACCGCTGTCGCCCAGCTGGTCCATCAGATCGACGGTCTCCCGGACCATGGTCGAGACATACTGGGTCATCTGCTGGCCCTGGAAACGGGGCATCAGAATGGACCGCTGTTCCAGGTATTCCTCGAACTCGGCAAAGAAATAGAACCGCTCGTGGAACATCTTGATAAAGAACGGGTAGCCCTCCCGAATCGACAGCAATTTATCGGTTTCGGCGAAAAAGAAGCGGTTGTTTTCAGGGCCCAGGAGGATGACCGCCGGCTTGTTGCCGAGCCGCACGGAAAAGACCACGCCGTGCTCCTGATAGCCGCGTTCCAGGAGCGGAATCGGGTCTCTGAGAAATTGGAGCGCGTGTCCAACCACCGGGGCCGAACCGCTGACTGTCGGGGGTAATGCAAGCGCTTCCATAGTGTCCTCCTTGTGGTGTCATGCCGTCCGCGACGGCAGGCGAACCGTGGCCGTGGCCCGCACCGACAGCTCGTCGTTCTGATTCTTCGCCGTTTGGGCGATTTCGACATAGTGGGCCTTGTCCTGTTCGAAGATGCGCGTGACTTCTCCGCTGATATACAGCGTATCGCCGACCGGATTGTGACGCCGAATTTCCACATGGATGTGGCGCAGAAAACCGGCATCGCCCATCCAGTCAGTTATATGATGGGTCATCCACGAGGTGCGCTCGGGGCCGTAGTCATAGGCGTCGGGCGTACCGACCAGGGTGGCCAGGTCGCCGTCCCAGTGGACCCGTTCGGGCACGTCGGGAATGCCGAAGCGGTCCGCAATGCCCAGGCCGGGATGTTTCTTGAGCTGCTTCCAGGCCAGCCGGTTGGCCCGGATGTACAGGCCGCCCCAGCCCTGGGCGTAGCAGATGAAGCCCGTCACCGTCATCGGTCCCTTGACCATGCCGGGCAGGCTGTCGCCGACCCGCACGTCCTCAATATAGCGCGGGGTCGCCCCCCGGATTCTCTCCTCGGCGTACTGGGCGAAGATCCCGGCAATGTCGTCGCGCGAATACTGGACCGGCCGGCGTTGTTTGACCTCGGTGTACTTTGTGCCCCGCTCGCGGGCGGTATCGCGCTCGGTCCGAAAACACCAGCTGTCGCCGCTGGCGACCAAGACGTTGTTCTGGTTGGAGTACTCGACGTGGTAGACCTGCTGAATCGCCCGGCCGGCAAAGTGGGTGTCGTGCTCGATCAGGTCTTTGAGCCAGGCTGTGGTGGTAAACGCATCGCCGCGCAGCATGGGCGCGTGCCAGTCGATATCGGCCCCGGCCCACATGGCGTGCACGCCGGGCAGGCCGCCGACATAGCCGCTCAGGATACGGTTCAGCGGAAACACGAACGACGGCGGTGCGACCAGGCTGCCGTAGGCGGTGGTGGCGGCGTAGTCGGGGTCGCACCACAGCGGGTTGTCGTCGCCGATGCCGTGGGCGTAGTGGCGAATGTTGTCGCGGGTGGCCTCGTAGCACCAGGGTTCCAGCGAGTCCTCAATCGGCACCCCGATCAGCTGCCGCAGTTTGCCCAGGGATTCGTCGGTAATCAGGGAAAAACGTTGTTCTGCCATGCGGTTTCTTTTTCCTTCCGTTCAGTCCTGCATACCAGCTTGGTCGCGGCATTCAAGACCGCGCAGCGCCACGCGACGCCACGGCTGTTGAAAAGCCGGGGCAGAAGTCTATCATGGCAGGCTTAGTCTGGCAGGCTCGATGAAGGAGGGTACGGCATGCAAGGACTCGAAGGTGTCAAGGTTGTCGAGTTGGGACAGCTGGTCTCGGCCTCATACGCCGGCAAAATCATGGCCGACCTGGGGGCCGACGTGGTCAAGGTCGAGGAACCGGGCGGAGACTTGGCCCGGCGGCGCGGGCCGTTTCCCGGCGGTTTGGCCGACCCGGAAAAGAGCGGCCTGTTCCTGGCGCTGAATACCAACAAGCGCGGCATCACGCTCGATCTGGCTCGGGAGCAGGACCGGCTCGCCCAGCTCGTCGCCTGGGCCGACATCGTGGTCCACAATTACCCGGCCGCCCAGATGGCGGAGCGGGGCATCGACTACGACGCCTTTCGACGCATCAACCCCGGGCTGGTCCTGTGTTCGATCACGCCGTTTGGGCTGACCGGGCCGTATAAGGACTATAACGCCTATGAGCTGAACGTGTCCCACGGCGGCGGCTGGGGTTGGCTGAGCCCGGGCGCCTCGGACTTCCCGGACCTCCCGCCGCTGAAGGTCGCCGGCCACCAGTGCGATTTTCAGGGCGGCGTGTCGGGCGCCATGGCGTCCCTGGCCGCCTATCACCGGGCTCTGGAAACCGGTTCCGGGGAGCATATCGACCTGTCCACCCAGGCTTTTATCGCCGCCTTTCTGGAGCAGAATTTTGTCTACTACTCGTACAGCGACCGGATTGCCTCGCGCCTGGGAAAACGCCTGCTGTACCCGTGGGGCATCTTCGAGTGCCAGGACGGACTGCTCTTTATTCTGGCGGTCGAAGAAGATCAGTGGGAGCGCATCGTCGAACTGATGGACAAGCCCGAGTGGGCCGGCTGGGAAATCTTCGAAGGCGCTACCGAGCGGTCCAAAAACCAGGACGTGATGAAGATGTACCTGGACGAGTGGGTCAAAGACTGGAAGGTCGAGGAGCTGTGGCACCAGGCCCAGTCACGGCGGATCTGTTTTGCGCCGGTGTTCGGCATGGAGCAGCTGAGCAAGCAGGAACAGCTGCGGTCCCGGAATTTCTTTGTTGAGGTGAATCATCCCAAGGCCGGGACGGTCACCCAGCTCGGCCCACCCTACCAGCTGCGCGAACCGTGGTGGCAGATCCGTCGCCCGGCCCCGCTGCTGGGCCAGCATACCGACGAAGTCCTGGACGCGCTGCCGCCGACTCCGGCTCCCCGGCCGCCGGCCCCCAGCCCCAAAACCCGTCGTCCGCTTGAGGGCGTGCGGGTTGCCGACTTCACCTGGGTCTGGGCCGGCCCCTACGGCACGATGTACCTGACCCACCTCGGGGCCGAGGTCATCAAGATCGAGTCCAACACCCGCATCGATATCACCCGCCGCCTGCCGCTGTATCCCACGGGCATGGAAGCCGGAGTCAACCGCTCGGGGCTGTTCAACCAGTGGAGCCTGGGTAAAAAGAGCGTGCTGATCAACTTTGCCCAGCCCGAGGGTCTGGCCGTAGTCAAGGAGTTGATTGAGAACAGCGATGTGGTGGTCGATAATTTTGCGACCGGGGTGATGGAGCGCTTGGGCCTGGGTTATGACGAGCTGGTCAAGATCAAGCCCGACATCATCATGGCCTCGATTTCCGGCTATGGCCACAGCGGCCCGCTCCAGAACTACATGGGCTACGGCCCGGCCATTGCGCCGCTGACCGGGCTGTCGGCCATGACCGGTTATGCCGGCGGCCCGCCCCAGGAGGTCGGCATTTCCTACGGCGATCCCAACAGCGGCATTCACGCCGCGGTGGCCGTGACCGCCGCCCTGGCCGCCCGCAAACGGACGGGCAAAGGCCAGTATATCGACGTGTCGCTGTGGGAGTCGGTGGCCGCGCTGGTGCCCGAGGGCTGGATGGACTACGCCATGAACGGCCTTGAACCGACCCGCCGCGGCAACCGCGACCCGCTGATGGCCCCGCATAATTGTTTCCGGTGTGCGGGCGAGGACGAGTGGGTGTCGATTGCCTGCGGCACCGACGCCGAGTGGCAGGCCCTGTGTGGGGCCATGGACCAGGCCGGGCTGGGCGCGGACGCCCGGTTCCGAACCGTCCAGGACCGCAAGGCCAACGAGGACGAGCTGGACAACATCATCACCGCCTGGACCCGGACGCGCGACAAGTGGCAGGTGACCGAGACCTTGCAGGCTCGGAGCGTGGCCGCCTTTCCGTCCATGAACAGCAAGGACTTGGCCGACGACCCGCACCTCGCGCAACGGGGCTTCTTTGCCGAGCTGCCGCACGCCGAGGTCGGCCTCCGCAAGCACACCGGCATTCCCTGGCTGCTCAGCGAGTCGCCCAACGGGGTGCAGAGCCCGGCCCCGCTGCTGGGCCAGCATACCGATCAGGTCATGCGGGACGTGCTGGGCTATTCCGACGAGCACATCGCGCAACTGAAGGAACGGCAGGTTTTATATTAGGGATTGGGGCGGCGAGGGAATCTCGTAGGGACGGGTTTCAAACCCGTCCCTACCGCTGTTCACTGGGCGACAAAGCCGCCGTCGACCGGCAGCTGGGTGCCGGTCACAAACGACGCGGCCGGCGAGCACAGCCAGACCACCGCCCGGGCGATTTCCTCGGGCTGGCCGATCCGCCCGACCGGATGGACGCTGGCGAAGCGCTCTTCGAGGTCGGGATTTTTCTGTAGCCCACGCTCGAACATCGGCGTCTTGATTACCCCCGGACACACCGCGTTGACCCGAATGCCGGCCTTGGCGTATTCCAGGGCGGCCGTCTTGGTCAGGCCGTTCACCCCGTGTTTGCTGGCCACGTAGGCTGGGCCGTAGCGAAAGCCGACCAGGCCGGCGACCGAGGCGGTGTTGACAATCGCGCCCCCGCCGTGGCCGAGCATGTGCTGGATTTCGTACTTCATGCACAGCCACACGCCTTTCAGGTTGATGCGAATGACCTGCTCCCAGCGCTCTTCCGCATAGTCGGCGGTCTTGGCCATGCCGCCCTCGATGCCGGCATTGTTGAACGCGCAGTCGAGACGGCCGTAGGTCTCGACGGTTTGCCCGATCAGGGCTTCGACCTGAGCCGCCTGGGTGACATCGGTTTTGATGAAGGTGGCCTGGCCGCCTGCGGCGCCGATGAGCCGGACCGTCTCCTGGCCGGCCTCAGCCAGCACATCCGACACCACCACCCGGGCGCCCTGGTGGGCGAACTCCAGCGCGGTCGCCCGGCCGATTCCGCCGCTGCCGCCCGTCACCAGAGCCGCCTGTCCGTCAAGCCTTCCTGCCATGTCGTTTCTCCTTTTCTCCTAGTCGGTGGACGCTGGTGCGCCGGCCCGCAGCTCCTCGACCTCGTCCGGGTCGGGCATGAGCACAAACTCGGGATAGGATTCGATGCCGAGTTCCATCGCATCCTGGCCGATCTCTTCGACGTTGCGCGCGACCCGAACGCCCAAGAGCTTTTCCAGGGCCAGCCAGGTCAGCCACGAAGTCCCGAACACGAAGACGCCGACCGCAACCACCCCCAGGAGCTGGACGCCGAGGTTTCCGCCGGCCGCGATGCAGACCGCCAGCGTGCCCCAGATGCCGGCGACCAGATGGGCCGGAATCGCCCCAACCACATCGTCCAGCTTC contains:
- a CDS encoding cytochrome P450; its protein translation is MEALALPPTVSGSAPVVGHALQFLRDPIPLLERGYQEHGVVFSVRLGNKPAVILLGPENNRFFFAETDKLLSIREGYPFFIKMFHERFYFFAEFEEYLEQRSILMPRFQGQQMTQYVSTMVRETVDLMDQLGDSGSFDLIPTLGPLVMNIAAHSFLGSDFRSRLGWEFFTDFRHFSAGMEPVLPLWLPLPKLLRSQKAKKKLHRVLGELIRSRRQQPVDPPDFLQTLVESRFSDGRLLDEEMTINLILLLVWAGHETTAGHISWALIDLLQHPDYLHTVIDDQDAKIGDRQDLAMADVRQLVRMDWAVKETERLHPVAYILMRTAAEDLEIDGFQVPQGTQVFAAPSVSHRMPDVFPDPDRYVPERFSPERDESRNQHSLIGFGGGIHRCAGVNFAYLEMKVVLTLLLQHYEFSLLDPAPKAVSGAKTKWPASPCRVRYQRRHGVPKGLPRAERHDTGQCPVEHDTPAGAGQCPVHH
- a CDS encoding SDR family oxidoreductase, which translates into the protein MAGRLDGQAALVTGGSGGIGRATALEFAHQGARVVVSDVLAEAGQETVRLIGAAGGQATFIKTDVTQAAQVEALIGQTVETYGRLDCAFNNAGIEGGMAKTADYAEERWEQVIRINLKGVWLCMKYEIQHMLGHGGGAIVNTASVAGLVGFRYGPAYVASKHGVNGLTKTAALEYAKAGIRVNAVCPGVIKTPMFERGLQKNPDLEERFASVHPVGRIGQPEEIARAVVWLCSPAASFVTGTQLPVDGGFVAQ
- a CDS encoding CoA transferase produces the protein MQGLEGVKVVELGQLVSASYAGKIMADLGADVVKVEEPGGDLARRRGPFPGGLADPEKSGLFLALNTNKRGITLDLAREQDRLAQLVAWADIVVHNYPAAQMAERGIDYDAFRRINPGLVLCSITPFGLTGPYKDYNAYELNVSHGGGWGWLSPGASDFPDLPPLKVAGHQCDFQGGVSGAMASLAAYHRALETGSGEHIDLSTQAFIAAFLEQNFVYYSYSDRIASRLGKRLLYPWGIFECQDGLLFILAVEEDQWERIVELMDKPEWAGWEIFEGATERSKNQDVMKMYLDEWVKDWKVEELWHQAQSRRICFAPVFGMEQLSKQEQLRSRNFFVEVNHPKAGTVTQLGPPYQLREPWWQIRRPAPLLGQHTDEVLDALPPTPAPRPPAPSPKTRRPLEGVRVADFTWVWAGPYGTMYLTHLGAEVIKIESNTRIDITRRLPLYPTGMEAGVNRSGLFNQWSLGKKSVLINFAQPEGLAVVKELIENSDVVVDNFATGVMERLGLGYDELVKIKPDIIMASISGYGHSGPLQNYMGYGPAIAPLTGLSAMTGYAGGPPQEVGISYGDPNSGIHAAVAVTAALAARKRTGKGQYIDVSLWESVAALVPEGWMDYAMNGLEPTRRGNRDPLMAPHNCFRCAGEDEWVSIACGTDAEWQALCGAMDQAGLGADARFRTVQDRKANEDELDNIITAWTRTRDKWQVTETLQARSVAAFPSMNSKDLADDPHLAQRGFFAELPHAEVGLRKHTGIPWLLSESPNGVQSPAPLLGQHTDQVMRDVLGYSDEHIAQLKERQVLY
- a CDS encoding MaoC family dehydratase N-terminal domain-containing protein, with product MAEQRFSLITDESLGKLRQLIGVPIEDSLEPWCYEATRDNIRHYAHGIGDDNPLWCDPDYAATTAYGSLVAPPSFVFPLNRILSGYVGGLPGVHAMWAGADIDWHAPMLRGDAFTTTAWLKDLIEHDTHFAGRAIQQVYHVEYSNQNNVLVASGDSWCFRTERDTARERGTKYTEVKQRRPVQYSRDDIAGIFAQYAEERIRGATPRYIEDVRVGDSLPGMVKGPMTVTGFICYAQGWGGLYIRANRLAWKQLKKHPGLGIADRFGIPDVPERVHWDGDLATLVGTPDAYDYGPERTSWMTHHITDWMGDAGFLRHIHVEIRRHNPVGDTLYISGEVTRIFEQDKAHYVEIAQTAKNQNDELSVRATATVRLPSRTA
- a CDS encoding DUF1640 domain-containing protein encodes the protein MAAAIAFDTHRFVKHLTENGFTEQQAEVLADEQVHLLNSNLATQADVAAIHRDIDALRQETKANLAEVKSDLLKWMTGALIAQGGVIVALLKLLPG